In a single window of the Carassius gibelio isolate Cgi1373 ecotype wild population from Czech Republic chromosome A12, carGib1.2-hapl.c, whole genome shotgun sequence genome:
- the LOC128024987 gene encoding rho-related BTB domain-containing protein 1-like isoform X2: protein MDYERPNVETIKCVVVGDNAVGKTRLICARACNTTLTQYQLLATHVPTVWAIDQYRVCQEVLERSRDVVDDVSVSLRLWDTFGDHHKDRRFAYGRSDVVVLCFSIANPNSLHHVKTMWYLEIKHFCPRTPVILVGCQLDLRYADLEAVNRARRPLSRPIKPGDILPPESGREVAKELGIPYYETSVFDQFGIKDIFDNAIRAALISRRHLQFWKSHLRKVQKPLLQAPFLPPKAPPPLIKIPECPTKNRDGPRQLLESPLCVDVMFVIQEHIQLFAHRIYLSTSSSKFFDLFQMDFSDESQCVVVTERHGRDQLMRTLSLDTDEDVTVLPNLSPCSLRASKSDGTLKMMSSSGMNWCTKLSLASWSKAFHSIHKENVINPVTGAPALMTIVKMDHSIHHGPFSAVLRFLYTGELDEKEKDLMKIAQIAEILEVFDLRMMVENIMNNESFMNQEITKAFHVRKANRIKECLTKNNFTDVVFRLDDGTINAHKPLLISSCDWMAALFGGSFMESANDEVSFPNTSKVCMQAVLEYLYTNQLSPMADLDPMELIALANRLCLPRLIALTEQYAVSELLKASKDGQDIDGEVLTYLELAQFHNANQLAAWCLHHICTHYNRICANYRKEIKAKSAENQEYFEKHRWPPVWYLKEEDHYQRVKKEREKEDVVLNKHHSRWRWCFWSTSPAVA from the exons ATGGACTACGAAAGACCCAACGTAGAGACCATCAAGTGTGTTGTTGTTGGAGACAATGCGGTGGGGAAGACTCGCCTTATTTGTGCCCGGGCCTGCAACACTACCCTGACCCAGTACCAACTGTTGGCCACCCATGTACCCACCGTCTGGGCCATCGACCAGTACAGAGTCTGTCAAGAG GTCTTAGAACGTTCCAGAGACGTTGTGGATGATGTAAGTGTGTCCCTCCGGCTATGGGACACCTTTGGAGATCATCACAAAGACAGACGCTTCGCCTATGGGAG GTCTGACGTCGTGGTTCTCTGCTTTTCCATCGCCAATCCCAACTCCCTACACCATGTTAAAACCATGTGGTACCTCGAGATCAAGCACTTCTGTCCACGCACACCTGTCATCTTGGTTGGTTGCCAGTTGGACTTGCGCTACGCTGATCTGGAAGCAGTCAATCGAGCAAGGCGACCATTATCAAG ACCCATTAAACCAGGAGATATTTTGCCTCCAGAGAGTGGAAGGGAGGTCGCCAAAGAGCTTGGCATCCCATACTATGAGACAAGCGTTTTCGACCAGTTTGGCATCAAGGATATCTTTGATAATGCCATCCGAGCTGCCCTCATCTCCAGACGTCACCTACAATTCTGGAAGTCCCACCTGAGGAAGGTCCAAAAGCCACTGCTGCAGGCACCATTTTTGCCACCCAAAGCCCCTCCACCACTTATTAAGATCCCAGAGTGCCCAACCAAAAACAGGGATGGCCCGAGGCAGCTTCTTGAGAGCCCCCTGTGCGTTGATGTTATGTTTGTCATTCAGGAACACATCCAATTGTTTGCCCACAGGATCTACCTGTCTACCTCATCCTCCAAATTCTTCGACCTCTTTCAGATGGATTTCTCCGATGAGTCCCAGTGCGTGGTGGTAACTGAGCGTCACGGGCGGGATCAACTGATGCGCACACTAAGCCTGGACACGGATGAGGACGTCACCGTTCTCCCAAATCTTTCGCCTTGCTCGCTCAGGGCCTCCAAGAGTGATGGAACCCTCAAGATGATGAGTTCTAGTGGAATGAACTGGTGCACCAAGCTGTCCCTGGCCTCTTGGAGCAAGGCCTTCCATAGCATCCACAAGGAGAATGTGATCAACCCGGTCACAGGTGCGCCAGCTCTAATGACTATCGTCAAGATGGATCATTCCATCCACCATGGACCGTTCAGCGCTGTCCTACGCTTCCTCTACACTGGTGAGCTGGATGAGAAGGAGAAGGACCTGATGAAAATCGCCCAGATTGCAGAGATCCTAGAAGTGTTTGATCTTAGGATGATGGTGGAGAACATCATGAACAATGAAAGCTTCATGAATCAAGAGATCACAAAAGCATTCCATGTGAGAAAGGCCAACCGAATCAAAGAGTGTCTCACCAAGAATAACTTCACAG ATGTGGTGTTCAGGTTGGACGATGGCACCATTAACGCCCACAAACCACTGCTGATCTCTAGCTGTGACTGGATGGCTGCTTTATTTGGGGGTTCTTTCATGGAGAGTGCAAATGACGAG GTCTCATTCCCCAACACCAGCAAGGTATGTATGCAGGCAGTGCTGGAGTATCTCTACACCAATCAGCTGTCGCCCATGGCAGACCTGGACCCAATGGAGCTAATCGCCCTGGCCAACAGACTGTGCCTTCCACGGCTCATCGCCCTGACAG AGCAATACGCTGTGAGCGAGTTATTAAAAGCATCTAAAGATGGACAGGATATCGATGGAGAGGTACTCACCTATCTAGAGCTTGCTCAG TTCCATAATGCTAATCAACTTGCTGCCTGGTGTTTACACCACATCTGCACCCATTACAACAGGATATGTGCCAATTACCGCAAAGAGATCAAGGCAAAATCAGCAG AAAACCAGGAATATTTTGAGAAGCACCGCTGGCCTCCGGTCTGGTATCTGAAAGAGGAAGATCACTATCAGCGGgtgaagaaggagagagagaaggaggatGTGGTGTTGAATAAACATCACTCTCGATGGCGCTGGTGTTTCTGGAGCACGTCCCCTGCTGTTGCTTGA
- the LOC128024987 gene encoding rho-related BTB domain-containing protein 1-like isoform X1, translated as MDYERPNVETIKCVVVGDNAVGKTRLICARACNTTLTQYQLLATHVPTVWAIDQYRVCQEVLERSRDVVDDVSVSLRLWDTFGDHHKDRRFAYGRSDVVVLCFSIANPNSLHHVKTMWYLEIKHFCPRTPVILVGCQLDLRYADLEAVNRARRPLSRPIKPGDILPPESGREVAKELGIPYYETSVFDQFGIKDIFDNAIRAALISRRHLQFWKSHLRKVQKPLLQAPFLPPKAPPPLIKIPECPTKNRDGPRQLLESPLCVDVMFVIQEHIQLFAHRIYLSTSSSKFFDLFQMDFSDESQCVVVTERHGRDQLMRTLSLDTDEDVTVLPNLSPCSLRASKSDGTLKMMSSSGMNWCTKLSLASWSKAFHSIHKENVINPVTGAPALMTIVKMDHSIHHGPFSAVLRFLYTGELDEKEKDLMKIAQIAEILEVFDLRMMVENIMNNESFMNQEITKAFHVRKANRIKECLTKNNFTDVVFRLDDGTINAHKPLLISSCDWMAALFGGSFMESANDEVSFPNTSKVCMQAVLEYLYTNQLSPMADLDPMELIALANRLCLPRLIALTEQYAVSELLKASKDGQDIDGEVLTYLELAQFHNANQLAAWCLHHICTHYNRICANYRKEIKAKSAAENQEYFEKHRWPPVWYLKEEDHYQRVKKEREKEDVVLNKHHSRWRWCFWSTSPAVA; from the exons ATGGACTACGAAAGACCCAACGTAGAGACCATCAAGTGTGTTGTTGTTGGAGACAATGCGGTGGGGAAGACTCGCCTTATTTGTGCCCGGGCCTGCAACACTACCCTGACCCAGTACCAACTGTTGGCCACCCATGTACCCACCGTCTGGGCCATCGACCAGTACAGAGTCTGTCAAGAG GTCTTAGAACGTTCCAGAGACGTTGTGGATGATGTAAGTGTGTCCCTCCGGCTATGGGACACCTTTGGAGATCATCACAAAGACAGACGCTTCGCCTATGGGAG GTCTGACGTCGTGGTTCTCTGCTTTTCCATCGCCAATCCCAACTCCCTACACCATGTTAAAACCATGTGGTACCTCGAGATCAAGCACTTCTGTCCACGCACACCTGTCATCTTGGTTGGTTGCCAGTTGGACTTGCGCTACGCTGATCTGGAAGCAGTCAATCGAGCAAGGCGACCATTATCAAG ACCCATTAAACCAGGAGATATTTTGCCTCCAGAGAGTGGAAGGGAGGTCGCCAAAGAGCTTGGCATCCCATACTATGAGACAAGCGTTTTCGACCAGTTTGGCATCAAGGATATCTTTGATAATGCCATCCGAGCTGCCCTCATCTCCAGACGTCACCTACAATTCTGGAAGTCCCACCTGAGGAAGGTCCAAAAGCCACTGCTGCAGGCACCATTTTTGCCACCCAAAGCCCCTCCACCACTTATTAAGATCCCAGAGTGCCCAACCAAAAACAGGGATGGCCCGAGGCAGCTTCTTGAGAGCCCCCTGTGCGTTGATGTTATGTTTGTCATTCAGGAACACATCCAATTGTTTGCCCACAGGATCTACCTGTCTACCTCATCCTCCAAATTCTTCGACCTCTTTCAGATGGATTTCTCCGATGAGTCCCAGTGCGTGGTGGTAACTGAGCGTCACGGGCGGGATCAACTGATGCGCACACTAAGCCTGGACACGGATGAGGACGTCACCGTTCTCCCAAATCTTTCGCCTTGCTCGCTCAGGGCCTCCAAGAGTGATGGAACCCTCAAGATGATGAGTTCTAGTGGAATGAACTGGTGCACCAAGCTGTCCCTGGCCTCTTGGAGCAAGGCCTTCCATAGCATCCACAAGGAGAATGTGATCAACCCGGTCACAGGTGCGCCAGCTCTAATGACTATCGTCAAGATGGATCATTCCATCCACCATGGACCGTTCAGCGCTGTCCTACGCTTCCTCTACACTGGTGAGCTGGATGAGAAGGAGAAGGACCTGATGAAAATCGCCCAGATTGCAGAGATCCTAGAAGTGTTTGATCTTAGGATGATGGTGGAGAACATCATGAACAATGAAAGCTTCATGAATCAAGAGATCACAAAAGCATTCCATGTGAGAAAGGCCAACCGAATCAAAGAGTGTCTCACCAAGAATAACTTCACAG ATGTGGTGTTCAGGTTGGACGATGGCACCATTAACGCCCACAAACCACTGCTGATCTCTAGCTGTGACTGGATGGCTGCTTTATTTGGGGGTTCTTTCATGGAGAGTGCAAATGACGAG GTCTCATTCCCCAACACCAGCAAGGTATGTATGCAGGCAGTGCTGGAGTATCTCTACACCAATCAGCTGTCGCCCATGGCAGACCTGGACCCAATGGAGCTAATCGCCCTGGCCAACAGACTGTGCCTTCCACGGCTCATCGCCCTGACAG AGCAATACGCTGTGAGCGAGTTATTAAAAGCATCTAAAGATGGACAGGATATCGATGGAGAGGTACTCACCTATCTAGAGCTTGCTCAG TTCCATAATGCTAATCAACTTGCTGCCTGGTGTTTACACCACATCTGCACCCATTACAACAGGATATGTGCCAATTACCGCAAAGAGATCAAGGCAAAATCAGCAG CAGAAAACCAGGAATATTTTGAGAAGCACCGCTGGCCTCCGGTCTGGTATCTGAAAGAGGAAGATCACTATCAGCGGgtgaagaaggagagagagaaggaggatGTGGTGTTGAATAAACATCACTCTCGATGGCGCTGGTGTTTCTGGAGCACGTCCCCTGCTGTTGCTTGA
- the LOC128024987 gene encoding rho-related BTB domain-containing protein 1-like isoform X3: MWYLEIKHFCPRTPVILVGCQLDLRYADLEAVNRARRPLSRPIKPGDILPPESGREVAKELGIPYYETSVFDQFGIKDIFDNAIRAALISRRHLQFWKSHLRKVQKPLLQAPFLPPKAPPPLIKIPECPTKNRDGPRQLLESPLCVDVMFVIQEHIQLFAHRIYLSTSSSKFFDLFQMDFSDESQCVVVTERHGRDQLMRTLSLDTDEDVTVLPNLSPCSLRASKSDGTLKMMSSSGMNWCTKLSLASWSKAFHSIHKENVINPVTGAPALMTIVKMDHSIHHGPFSAVLRFLYTGELDEKEKDLMKIAQIAEILEVFDLRMMVENIMNNESFMNQEITKAFHVRKANRIKECLTKNNFTDVVFRLDDGTINAHKPLLISSCDWMAALFGGSFMESANDEVSFPNTSKVCMQAVLEYLYTNQLSPMADLDPMELIALANRLCLPRLIALTEQYAVSELLKASKDGQDIDGEVLTYLELAQFHNANQLAAWCLHHICTHYNRICANYRKEIKAKSAAENQEYFEKHRWPPVWYLKEEDHYQRVKKEREKEDVVLNKHHSRWRWCFWSTSPAVA, encoded by the exons ATGTGGTACCTCGAGATCAAGCACTTCTGTCCACGCACACCTGTCATCTTGGTTGGTTGCCAGTTGGACTTGCGCTACGCTGATCTGGAAGCAGTCAATCGAGCAAGGCGACCATTATCAAG ACCCATTAAACCAGGAGATATTTTGCCTCCAGAGAGTGGAAGGGAGGTCGCCAAAGAGCTTGGCATCCCATACTATGAGACAAGCGTTTTCGACCAGTTTGGCATCAAGGATATCTTTGATAATGCCATCCGAGCTGCCCTCATCTCCAGACGTCACCTACAATTCTGGAAGTCCCACCTGAGGAAGGTCCAAAAGCCACTGCTGCAGGCACCATTTTTGCCACCCAAAGCCCCTCCACCACTTATTAAGATCCCAGAGTGCCCAACCAAAAACAGGGATGGCCCGAGGCAGCTTCTTGAGAGCCCCCTGTGCGTTGATGTTATGTTTGTCATTCAGGAACACATCCAATTGTTTGCCCACAGGATCTACCTGTCTACCTCATCCTCCAAATTCTTCGACCTCTTTCAGATGGATTTCTCCGATGAGTCCCAGTGCGTGGTGGTAACTGAGCGTCACGGGCGGGATCAACTGATGCGCACACTAAGCCTGGACACGGATGAGGACGTCACCGTTCTCCCAAATCTTTCGCCTTGCTCGCTCAGGGCCTCCAAGAGTGATGGAACCCTCAAGATGATGAGTTCTAGTGGAATGAACTGGTGCACCAAGCTGTCCCTGGCCTCTTGGAGCAAGGCCTTCCATAGCATCCACAAGGAGAATGTGATCAACCCGGTCACAGGTGCGCCAGCTCTAATGACTATCGTCAAGATGGATCATTCCATCCACCATGGACCGTTCAGCGCTGTCCTACGCTTCCTCTACACTGGTGAGCTGGATGAGAAGGAGAAGGACCTGATGAAAATCGCCCAGATTGCAGAGATCCTAGAAGTGTTTGATCTTAGGATGATGGTGGAGAACATCATGAACAATGAAAGCTTCATGAATCAAGAGATCACAAAAGCATTCCATGTGAGAAAGGCCAACCGAATCAAAGAGTGTCTCACCAAGAATAACTTCACAG ATGTGGTGTTCAGGTTGGACGATGGCACCATTAACGCCCACAAACCACTGCTGATCTCTAGCTGTGACTGGATGGCTGCTTTATTTGGGGGTTCTTTCATGGAGAGTGCAAATGACGAG GTCTCATTCCCCAACACCAGCAAGGTATGTATGCAGGCAGTGCTGGAGTATCTCTACACCAATCAGCTGTCGCCCATGGCAGACCTGGACCCAATGGAGCTAATCGCCCTGGCCAACAGACTGTGCCTTCCACGGCTCATCGCCCTGACAG AGCAATACGCTGTGAGCGAGTTATTAAAAGCATCTAAAGATGGACAGGATATCGATGGAGAGGTACTCACCTATCTAGAGCTTGCTCAG TTCCATAATGCTAATCAACTTGCTGCCTGGTGTTTACACCACATCTGCACCCATTACAACAGGATATGTGCCAATTACCGCAAAGAGATCAAGGCAAAATCAGCAG CAGAAAACCAGGAATATTTTGAGAAGCACCGCTGGCCTCCGGTCTGGTATCTGAAAGAGGAAGATCACTATCAGCGGgtgaagaaggagagagagaaggaggatGTGGTGTTGAATAAACATCACTCTCGATGGCGCTGGTGTTTCTGGAGCACGTCCCCTGCTGTTGCTTGA